A region of Candidatus Eisenbacteria bacterium DNA encodes the following proteins:
- the ctaD gene encoding cytochrome c oxidase subunit I, with protein MTTASIPWMQSDVARRPLVERLHDWVTTVDHKRLGILYVVYALVLLVVAGIEAAIMRIQLMAPHNDFVSPQVFNRMFTMHGTTMIFFVAMPLVFGFANYLVPLMIGARDMAFPRLNAFSFWLTAFGGVLLHFSFLGGSGLYGAGTAPDVGWFAYAPLTAKTFSPGHSTDYWTLALLVSGFGSIGTAINILTTILCLRCPGMTLGRMPLFAWLSLTMAGLVILAVSPLSAAQMMLLVDRYLGGHFFDTQAGGSAVIWMHFFWVFGHPEVYVLVIPAFAVVSEIIPVFSRKPIFGYPVMVAATVCIGFISMSVWAHHMFTVGMSPAANGFFVLSTMAIAVPTGIKIFNWLATMWGGTIQFRTPMLFCTGFLFQFLIGGLTGVMLACAPFDWQLGGSYFLVAHFHYVIVGAILFALFGGFYYWFPKVSGRMCSETLGKLHFWLFLIGFHLTFDCMHVPGILGMPRRIYTYEPGRGWDAWNLWVTIGVVFQGLGTLVFVGNLVWSYFEGDRAGSDPWDAWTLEWSTESPPPVYNFAALPVVRSRRPLWDLKHPEDPDWKYEQ; from the coding sequence ATGACGACCGCCTCGATCCCGTGGATGCAGAGCGACGTGGCGCGGCGTCCGCTCGTCGAGAGACTGCACGACTGGGTCACCACCGTCGATCACAAGCGTCTGGGCATCCTGTACGTCGTCTATGCCCTCGTTCTTCTCGTGGTCGCGGGAATCGAGGCGGCGATCATGCGCATACAGTTGATGGCGCCGCACAACGACTTCGTGTCGCCGCAAGTCTTCAACCGCATGTTCACGATGCATGGCACCACGATGATCTTCTTCGTCGCCATGCCCCTCGTGTTCGGGTTCGCCAACTACCTCGTCCCGCTGATGATCGGCGCCCGGGACATGGCGTTCCCGCGGCTGAACGCCTTCAGCTTCTGGCTCACCGCGTTCGGAGGAGTGCTGCTGCACTTCAGCTTTCTCGGCGGCAGCGGCCTGTACGGCGCGGGCACGGCGCCGGACGTAGGATGGTTTGCATACGCACCGTTGACCGCGAAGACCTTTTCGCCGGGACACAGCACCGACTACTGGACGCTGGCGCTGCTGGTGTCGGGTTTCGGCAGCATCGGAACCGCCATCAACATCCTGACTACCATCCTGTGCCTGCGGTGCCCGGGGATGACCCTCGGGCGAATGCCGCTGTTCGCGTGGCTGAGCCTCACCATGGCGGGACTGGTCATCCTGGCCGTGAGCCCGCTCTCCGCGGCGCAGATGATGTTGCTCGTCGACCGCTACCTGGGCGGGCACTTCTTCGACACGCAGGCGGGCGGCTCGGCGGTCATATGGATGCACTTCTTCTGGGTCTTCGGCCATCCGGAAGTGTACGTGCTCGTGATCCCCGCCTTCGCCGTCGTGTCCGAGATCATCCCGGTGTTCTCGCGCAAGCCGATCTTCGGCTACCCGGTCATGGTGGCGGCCACGGTCTGCATCGGGTTCATCTCCATGAGCGTATGGGCGCACCACATGTTCACGGTGGGCATGAGCCCCGCTGCGAACGGGTTCTTCGTCCTGTCGACGATGGCGATCGCCGTGCCGACCGGGATCAAGATATTCAACTGGCTCGCGACCATGTGGGGCGGCACGATTCAGTTCCGGACGCCGATGCTGTTCTGCACGGGCTTTCTGTTCCAGTTCCTCATCGGCGGGCTCACCGGCGTCATGCTGGCTTGCGCGCCGTTCGATTGGCAGCTGGGGGGGTCGTACTTCCTCGTCGCCCACTTTCACTACGTCATCGTGGGCGCGATCCTCTTCGCGCTCTTCGGTGGGTTCTACTACTGGTTCCCGAAAGTCTCCGGCAGGATGTGCAGCGAGACGCTCGGCAAGCTGCACTTCTGGCTATTCCTCATCGGCTTCCACTTGACGTTCGACTGCATGCACGTACCCGGGATTCTCGGCATGCCGCGCCGGATATACACCTACGAGCCCGGGCGCGGGTGGGACGCGTGGAACCTCTGGGTGACGATTGGTGTGGTCTTCCAGGGGCTCGGCACGCTGGTGTTCGTCGGCAACCTGGTCTGGTCCTACTTCGAGGGGGACAGGGCCGGCAGCGATCCCTGGGATGCGTGGACGCTCGAGTGGTCCACGGAATCGCCGCCTCCGGTTTACAACTTCGCGGCGCTGCCGGTCGTGCGCAGCCGGCGGCCGCTATGGGATCTCAAGCATCCTGAGGATCCCGATTGGAAGTACGAGCAGTGA
- the coxB gene encoding cytochrome c oxidase subunit II — MAALAALLSPTAPSGASATQPLSPTSIFAPVSTPADSIFELSLFVLAVTAAIFVTVFGLLLYAVVRFRRKTNDDGTEPPQVYGSYEVELAWTIIPVLIVVALFLATARMIASTQHPAKPRNALDVVVIGHQYWWEYRYPAFDVVTANELHVPVSDAADPAPTFLTLLSADTDHSFWVPRLAGKTDLIPNHPNSMWIDPHETGLYLGQCAQYCGTQHAKMLLRVYVDSREDFDRWIEAQRRPAQADGAVARGRDVFETTACVNCHAVAGTAAGGRFGPDLTHFMSRDTIAAGAAANTPENLRLWIRNPDTLKPGSLMPAMNLSDADVNAVADYLESLR; from the coding sequence GTGGCGGCCTTGGCCGCTCTGCTTTCTCCGACGGCCCCCTCGGGGGCATCGGCGACGCAGCCGCTCAGCCCGACCAGCATCTTCGCTCCCGTCTCCACGCCCGCCGACTCCATCTTCGAACTGTCGCTGTTCGTGCTGGCGGTGACCGCGGCCATCTTCGTGACCGTCTTCGGCCTGCTGCTCTACGCGGTCGTACGGTTCAGGAGAAAGACGAACGACGACGGTACCGAGCCGCCGCAGGTGTATGGCAGCTACGAGGTGGAGCTGGCGTGGACGATCATCCCCGTGCTGATCGTCGTGGCGCTGTTTCTCGCGACCGCCCGCATGATCGCCAGTACCCAGCACCCGGCGAAGCCACGGAACGCCCTCGACGTCGTCGTGATCGGTCACCAGTACTGGTGGGAGTATCGATACCCGGCGTTCGACGTCGTGACCGCGAACGAGCTGCATGTGCCGGTCAGCGACGCGGCGGACCCGGCGCCGACGTTCCTGACGCTGCTCTCCGCCGATACCGACCATAGCTTCTGGGTGCCGCGCCTGGCCGGGAAGACCGACCTGATTCCGAACCACCCCAATTCGATGTGGATCGACCCGCACGAGACCGGACTCTACCTCGGTCAGTGCGCGCAATATTGCGGAACGCAGCACGCCAAGATGCTCCTGCGCGTTTACGTCGACTCGCGCGAGGACTTCGACCGCTGGATCGAAGCGCAGCGGCGACCGGCGCAGGCCGACGGCGCCGTCGCACGCGGTCGGGACGTCTTCGAGACGACTGCCTGCGTGAATTGTCACGCCGTCGCCGGCACCGCTGCCGGAGGCCGCTTCGGCCCGGATCTGACGCACTTCATGAGCCGCGACACCATCGCGGCGGGCGCGGCGGCGAACACGCCGGAGAATCTCCGGCTGTGGATTCGGAACCCCGACACCCTCAAGCCCGGATCGCTGATGCCGGCGATGAACTTGAGCGACGCGGACGTGAACGCGGTAGCGGACTACCTGGAGTCCCTGCGTTAG
- a CDS encoding NAD-dependent malic enzyme: protein MTKTAERGRRSGTEVLNLPILNKGTAFTDEERSELGLHGLLPPHVETLDHQVTRAYEAYQRKNDDLERHIYLRALQDTNEVLFYRLLLDHIEEMTPIVYTPVVALACQQFSHIYRRPRGLFVSYPLRDSIPTLLRNRPNPEVDVVVVTDGERILGIGDQGAGGLGIPIGKLSLYTLIGGIRPERTLPIVLDVGTNNRERLDDPEYVGWRHERITGQPYFDFVDQFVRAIKQELPGTCLQWEDFATPHARPILQRYRDELLTFNDDIQGTAAVGLGAVLAAVKVSGRSLKDQQIVMLGAGSAGIGVADGLRAALTGEGLSDQEARSRFWVVDKDGLLHSGRQNLTPEQRIYAQPADRVSGWPRTSTGQVGLTDVIGKIEATILIGLSTVGGAFTETVVREMGRKVQRPIIFPLSNPTTKSEAQAADLIRWTDGRALVATGSPFAPVSHGGRTIPIAQCNNVYIFPAIGLGVVASGASRVTDAMMLAAARELAANSPALKDASASLLPALTDIRRVAAEIAAAIGREAQRAGLAPKMSGDELRRRVAAAQWAPAYRP, encoded by the coding sequence CGGAGCGAGCTCGGACTCCACGGGCTTCTCCCCCCGCACGTCGAGACGCTGGACCACCAGGTGACGCGTGCCTACGAGGCATACCAGCGCAAGAACGACGACCTCGAGCGGCACATCTACCTGCGCGCCCTCCAGGACACGAACGAGGTGCTCTTCTACCGGCTGCTCCTCGACCACATCGAAGAGATGACGCCGATCGTCTACACGCCCGTGGTCGCTCTGGCGTGTCAGCAGTTCAGCCACATCTACCGCCGGCCGCGCGGCCTCTTCGTCTCGTACCCGTTGCGGGACTCCATCCCGACGCTCCTGCGCAACCGCCCGAACCCGGAGGTGGACGTCGTCGTCGTCACGGACGGCGAGCGCATCCTCGGGATCGGCGACCAGGGTGCGGGCGGCCTCGGCATCCCGATCGGCAAGCTGTCCCTCTACACGCTGATCGGCGGGATTCGTCCGGAGCGGACGCTGCCCATCGTCTTGGACGTCGGGACCAACAACCGCGAACGACTCGACGACCCCGAATATGTCGGCTGGCGCCACGAGCGCATCACCGGGCAGCCTTACTTCGACTTCGTCGATCAGTTTGTTCGGGCGATCAAGCAGGAGCTTCCGGGGACGTGTCTGCAATGGGAGGACTTTGCGACCCCACACGCCCGGCCGATTCTGCAGCGCTATCGCGACGAGTTGCTGACCTTCAATGACGACATCCAGGGGACGGCGGCCGTCGGCCTCGGCGCGGTTCTGGCCGCAGTGAAAGTGAGCGGCAGGAGTTTGAAGGATCAGCAGATCGTCATGCTCGGCGCGGGTTCGGCCGGCATCGGCGTCGCCGATGGGTTGCGAGCGGCGCTGACGGGCGAAGGGCTGTCCGACCAGGAGGCGCGTAGCCGGTTCTGGGTGGTCGACAAAGACGGTCTTCTGCATTCGGGGCGACAGAACCTCACCCCGGAACAGAGGATATATGCCCAGCCGGCGGACCGCGTGTCCGGATGGCCGCGAACTTCGACGGGCCAAGTGGGACTTACTGATGTGATCGGAAAGATCGAGGCGACCATCCTGATCGGTCTCTCCACCGTGGGAGGGGCGTTCACGGAGACGGTCGTTCGTGAGATGGGGCGCAAGGTCCAGCGGCCGATCATCTTCCCGCTCTCGAATCCGACCACCAAATCGGAAGCGCAAGCCGCCGATCTGATTCGATGGACCGACGGGCGCGCCCTGGTTGCGACGGGTTCGCCGTTTGCCCCTGTCAGCCATGGCGGGCGCACGATTCCGATCGCCCAGTGCAACAACGTCTACATCTTCCCGGCCATCGGCCTTGGAGTCGTCGCGTCCGGCGCCTCGCGCGTCACCGATGCGATGATGCTCGCGGCGGCCCGGGAGCTCGCGGCGAATTCGCCGGCCCTCAAAGATGCTTCTGCGTCGCTGCTCCCGGCTTTGACCGACATTCGGAGGGTGGCGGCGGAGATCGCCGCGGCCATTGGTCGGGAGGCACAAAGGGCCGGGCTCGCTCCGAAGATGTCCGGGGACGAGCTTCGCCGGCGCGTGGCAGCGGCGCAGTGGGCGCCTGCCTACCGGCCTTGA